The Pochonia chlamydosporia 170 chromosome 3, whole genome shotgun sequence genome contains the following window.
AGTTCCAGAAGTTGCTTGGGTAGCTTGCTTGCGGTTCTTCCCGCTGCCGTATTTagcaacaactttgccagTACATTGAGTGCCGGGACGTATGTTGCGCTTATTCTTGACGCCGATTTGAACAATACCAGCCTGCCTTGGGCCAAGACGCTTAAGTGTTCCAGGGACAACAGTGTCCAGAAACTGGGATTGGACTGTGACAGACAAATCATCTGCCTCTGTCAAATAGTTCTTTGGGTCCGTGTTATTGATGTATACCTCAATAATCTGGACAAGGTTGCTGCCATCGATCCATTTCGATGTGATATTGGGCTTGTTTATCTCCAAGCtggttggagatgcatgCACGCCTGTGGACAATTAGAACGTTCTTACGAAAGGAGGAGAATCCAAAGTGTTGATTCAGTGAATGCGGTATCGACGTACCCGTTCGAGCAGAGATGCCATGTAGTGAGCCCGGTGCCACCAGTGCTGATACACCTGATACAAAGGCAACCAACTTTGTTACAAAAATAGTGCCAGTCATTCTGGAAAGATTGTGCTTTTCAAGCCATGGACAGTAACTAAGCCGTCGAATATAGCTTTCGAATGAATAAATACATTCATCGAAAGACATGTCGGGTTGCAATCGACTCATCTATATATATTCTGTCCAAGCTCTGAGGAGCTTCATCAGCATTGTGCCGTCGGATATTTAGAAACAAACAATGCGGATGGAAATGGTACGATGTCAAGGCACCTTCCTTGTACGGAATGTAGCTAACCAAAAACGCGATATAACTTCAGTGTATCGACCATCAACAGATTCTCGGTCTCAATTAAGCCGCCCAATCAACCTCCATATGCGGAGATCTAAACTTGGAGAAGTGGCTGCCGATCTGGAAATCATGGAAGCCGTCTACATATTGTAACATGGCGTCACGGCATACAAGATGCGGGGTTATCGACACGACGGCAGATGCCCTTCAACCGACGCCATGGAGGAGATGCTTCACATTGAAGATTTTCATCATTGACTTTTTTCGATAACCGACCGGGAATGAAGACTGGACATCAATAGCTGTCTAGTCTCCAAGAAAGTATCTTAGTCCTGAGTACCGAGAATCAACGTGGTCTCCGTATGAAGGTGGAATGATACTGAGAGGCCCAACTAATAAAACTTGAAGAGAATCATATAGAGAAAGTAAACAATATGGAAGAAGGACTGAGAGGGCGGCTCGTGTCCATAGTTCAAAAACGTCAAACATCATGCCACACTTACCGTCCGGCCGTCATAGTTCAACAGCTGGGAATATAGGAGTTCTCGGAGCATCTGCAGGCGTCTTCCGAAGATAACTACTTTGTAGATGTGCTGCAGTATTATTAGGTGAATCAATAGTTCACAATGCAACATTCTTTATCCTGCGGATATTTCAGAATTCAGGTGGTGCTGTTACATTTGCCGAGGCTGGTGATCGACATGAACCTGCCTGTAAACGTGCTCTCAAGCATCAGTCATATACGACAAGCCAGGATATATTCAATATAGCAGTTGTAAGAGACTTGATTTGACTGCTGCGAGCCCTGCGTTGCCTGCGTCTATTCTCTCCTTTGTCCGGGCAATATTCCCGCCTGGAGAATTACAGGTAGGAGTAAGACGTCATCGAGACAACGGCTGACCGAATAGCCAGAGATACCATTGCTTAGAATGAAAGACCTTAGGAACCATAGACAAATAAAGTAAGCTTGTGTTTAAAGAAAAAATTATCCGCAAATGGAGAGATATCACTTTGCAACAGGAGCGTAGTCGAAAGGCTGAAGTTGAAAGGTAGAAGGAAGGAACTGGTCCCTGATATGGAAGTGGGGGCCAAGTCAATCAACTTCACCAGCAAACAATGAACGTCTCTCGTCCCTCACGTGCAAACAAACATCATCAAACACTCCTTGTTCTGTCAACAGCAACCGTCACCAAACGCGGATTATCCGGCTTGTCTTTCAGTAAGGCAACCAAATGGCCGCGGGCACCCGTTCAAGCTCATTCTAACGAATGCCGTCTTCGTCGCTACCCGGCGTTTCGTCGCCACCAGATGAACGACCGGCAGCACGATCAAAGTTCACCTATCGTCAGCTGAGCCAGCTGGCATCATTCAACACGTCAAATCCTCTTCGCGTGATTGCACACATTGACCTAGATGCATTTTACGCGCAATGTGAGATGGTGAGATTGGGGGTCGCCGAAGATAAACCTCTCGCTGTTCAACAATGGTACGTGAATGATGCCTGCTTTTCCGAGGTCGTGCATTGACAATAAAATCAGGCAAGGACTTATTGCTGTAAATTATCCAGCACGCGATTGGGGTATCGGTAGACATTGCAACATAACCGAGGCCAAGAAAATTTGTCCAGATCTGATTGCCCAACATGTTGCCACATGGCGAGAAGGAGACGACAAGTGGGCGTATcgtgatgatgctgctgccaacATCGCAACTGACAAGGTGTCACTTGATCCATATAGATTGGAATCAAGAAAGATCCTGGCCGTCATCAAAGAGACTCTCCCTGCCAACGTGCAAAAAGTGGAAAAAGCCAGCATCGACGAAGTCTTCATTGATCTCTCTGCCCAGATTCGCACCATTCTCCTGGAGCGGTTTCCTGAGCTATCCAACCCGCCTCCCTACGATGATCCCACCGAGAGGCTCCCTCCACCTCCTATAGCAGCATTGGACTGGAAAGCCGATGCCTTGGTCGACTTGGACGAGGACCAAGAGAGCCAAGACCCAGATTGGGACGACATTGCGATTCTCATTGGATCCGAAATTGTTCGCGGTGTACGTGCACAAGTGCGCGAGAAGCTGGGTTATACCTGCTCCGCTGGCATAGCGAACAACAAAATGGTGAGCAAGTTGGGCTCCGGCTTCAAAAAGCCCAACAGCCAAACTGTTGTGCGGAGTCGTGCTGTGCGTCTATTTTTGGCAGACTTCAAGGTAGCCAAGATTCGGAATTTGGGCGGTAAGCTCGGCGATCAAGTTGTCTCAGCGTTTAATACAGAAAGCGTCAAggagcttcttgatgtcTCATTGGAGCAAATGAAATCCAAGCTCGGCGACGAGACAGGCGTGT
Protein-coding sequences here:
- a CDS encoding sister chromatid cohesion protein (Eso1) (similar to Neosartorya fischeri NRRL 181 XP_001259787.1), translating into MPSSSLPGVSSPPDERPAARSKFTYRQLSQLASFNTSNPLRVIAHIDLDAFYAQCEMVRLGVAEDKPLAVQQWQGLIAVNYPARDWGIGRHCNITEAKKICPDLIAQHVATWREGDDKWAYRDDAAANIATDKVSLDPYRLESRKILAVIKETLPANVQKVEKASIDEVFIDLSAQIRTILLERFPELSNPPPYDDPTERLPPPPIAALDWKADALVDLDEDQESQDPDWDDIAILIGSEIVRGVRAQVREKLGYTCSAGIANNKMVSKLGSGFKKPNSQTVVRSRAVRLFLADFKVAKIRNLGGKLGDQVVSAFNTESVKELLDVSLEQMKSKLGDETGVWLHNTLRGIDNSEVNTRTQIKSMLSAKSFRPSINTETQAIKWLRIFVGDIFSRLVEEGVLDNRRRPRTINLHHRHAGQTRSKQSPIPPGKIIDEEALFHLAKDLLGQIIAEGKVWPCANLSLSVGGFEDGVKGNMGIGAFLVRGEEAAPARSGSPEKRSVETGRLLSKKPRLGERDIHRFFSKDGQSHEKAFVATNNSEDVVDQMDEDVPLSTPVNQEEAAISAPRKDAGSQAQITRFLCPRCDYSSADAEQFQSHEDWHMAKDMQEEERGSHTLAQKPSSSRNPVLKGSGAAPKRNRAGKLEPGQKKLHFG